From the genome of Nitrosomonas sp., one region includes:
- a CDS encoding COX15/CtaA family protein, with the protein MNTEKKPIAIWLLICCALVFAMVVVGGVTRLTDSGLSIVEWQPLVGTMPPITERDWDELLEKYRSSPQYQQVNKGMSVDEFKTIFWWEYLHRLLGRLIGLVFFIPFVYFLVKKKIDKPLGYKLTGIFILGGLQGFMGWYMVMSGLVDNPRVSQYRLTAHLGLAFIIFATMFWVALGLLSQPANVSANQKADPLKGLRRFAYGLSWLIFLMVLSGGFVAGIRAGLAYNTFPLMNGHLIPPDLFILEPWYRNFFENMTTVQFDHRLIAWILIFTVPLFWFKAVFKAELSGTTRLACHLFLITLAIQVSLGIATLLHVVPINLAAAHQGGAVLLFAASLWVSHRLRKSA; encoded by the coding sequence ATGAATACAGAAAAAAAACCCATTGCAATCTGGTTGCTGATCTGCTGTGCCCTGGTATTTGCCATGGTTGTTGTCGGTGGTGTTACACGTCTGACCGACTCAGGCCTCTCCATTGTGGAGTGGCAACCTTTGGTCGGCACCATGCCGCCAATCACCGAGCGAGACTGGGACGAACTACTCGAAAAATACCGTTCATCGCCGCAGTATCAACAAGTCAATAAAGGCATGAGCGTCGATGAATTTAAAACCATCTTCTGGTGGGAATATTTGCATCGATTGCTGGGACGGCTTATCGGTTTGGTATTTTTCATTCCGTTTGTTTATTTCCTGGTCAAAAAGAAAATTGACAAACCATTGGGTTACAAACTCACCGGTATTTTCATTCTCGGTGGGTTACAAGGATTCATGGGTTGGTATATGGTCATGAGCGGCCTGGTAGACAACCCGCGTGTCAGTCAATACCGTCTTACCGCCCATCTGGGACTCGCCTTCATCATTTTTGCAACCATGTTTTGGGTGGCGTTAGGTCTATTATCACAACCTGCTAATGTATCGGCAAATCAGAAAGCTGATCCGTTGAAAGGGCTCCGCCGCTTTGCGTATGGATTATCGTGGCTTATTTTTTTAATGGTGTTATCGGGTGGTTTTGTCGCCGGTATCCGTGCCGGACTGGCCTACAACACTTTCCCATTGATGAACGGCCATCTCATTCCACCGGATCTTTTCATACTCGAGCCCTGGTACCGCAATTTCTTTGAAAACATGACAACGGTACAATTCGACCACCGGCTGATCGCATGGATACTGATATTTACCGTACCACTGTTCTGGTTCAAAGCCGTTTTCAAAGCCGAATTATCCGGAACAACACGCTTGGCATGTCACCTGTTCCTGATTACGCTGGCGATACAAGTCAGTCTGGGTATTGCCACCTTGTTACATGTCGTGCCGATTAATTTGGCTGCAGCACATCAAGGTGGTGCGGTACTCTTGTTTGCCGCATCGCTTTGGGTGAGTCATCGCTTGAGAAAATCAGCATAG
- a CDS encoding protein tyrosine phosphatase family protein, translated as MKYLVTLTLALVALLSSTAFAERIPFGHQVSTVQNYNRATPQVATSGLIGDGGAPLLAAHGFRTVIDMRTVNEGTREEKALVEGAGMVYVNIPMTVADLSNEHLEAFTKAMNQSPKPILVHCGSGNRAGAIWASYLISQGTDPEKALAEGRKAGMRPPLEKIVKTLFIN; from the coding sequence ATGAAATATTTAGTCACACTTACCCTTGCGCTTGTTGCACTGCTATCAAGCACCGCGTTTGCTGAACGAATTCCATTCGGACACCAGGTCAGCACTGTTCAAAACTACAACCGTGCTACTCCACAAGTGGCCACATCCGGATTAATCGGCGATGGCGGCGCGCCATTACTGGCGGCGCATGGCTTTAGAACAGTCATCGATATGCGCACGGTTAATGAAGGTACACGTGAAGAAAAAGCACTGGTGGAGGGTGCGGGAATGGTCTATGTCAATATCCCGATGACGGTCGCCGATCTGAGCAACGAACACCTGGAAGCTTTCACAAAAGCGATGAATCAATCACCCAAACCCATTCTGGTGCATTGTGGATCGGGTAATCGGGCTGGAGCAATTTGGGCAAGTTATCTTATCAGCCAGGGAACAGACCCTGAAAAAGCATTGGCCGAAGGCCGTAAAGCTGGCATGCGCCCACCTCTGGAAAAGATAGTTAAAACACTTTTTATAAACTAA